The proteins below are encoded in one region of Rhizobium sp. 9140:
- a CDS encoding sn-glycerol-3-phosphate import ATP-binding protein UgpC: MADITIRAVRKSYGKTQTLHGIDLAFASGEFVVILGPSGCGKSTLLRMIAGLEDITGGEIEINGRVVNKLEPRERGCAMVFQNYALYPHMTVADNIGYALKVAGVPKAERRTRIAETAKIVGLGDYLERKPAALSGGQRQRVAMARAIIREPGVFLFDEPLSNLDATLRVTMRAEIRKLHQRLSATSVFVTHDQVEAMTLADKLVVMNKGHVEQVGQPLDIYHRPASTFVAAFIGAPPMNLMDARIDASAAVARHEHLAIPISSTMAAALAGRDVTLGIRPEECRVLPAGEGLPARVDFVEELGSGRIVHAAFGSRIFAAAIPLDIRVASGDLIGLALPPAQLHVFDRETGRRLDVTHSIGRYEPVRQAAEAV, from the coding sequence ATGGCTGACATCACCATCCGGGCCGTCCGCAAATCCTACGGCAAGACCCAGACGCTGCACGGCATCGACCTTGCCTTCGCCTCGGGCGAGTTCGTCGTCATCCTCGGCCCCTCCGGCTGCGGCAAGTCCACGCTGCTGCGCATGATCGCAGGACTGGAAGACATCACCGGCGGCGAGATCGAGATCAACGGCCGCGTCGTCAACAAGCTCGAACCGCGCGAGCGCGGCTGCGCCATGGTGTTCCAGAATTATGCGCTCTATCCGCACATGACGGTCGCCGACAATATCGGCTATGCCCTCAAGGTCGCGGGTGTTCCCAAGGCCGAGCGCCGCACGCGCATTGCCGAAACGGCGAAGATTGTCGGGCTCGGCGACTATCTGGAGCGCAAGCCGGCGGCCCTTTCGGGCGGACAGCGCCAGCGCGTCGCCATGGCCCGCGCGATCATCCGCGAGCCCGGCGTGTTTCTGTTCGACGAGCCCTTGTCGAACCTCGACGCGACGCTGCGCGTCACCATGCGCGCCGAAATCCGCAAGCTGCATCAGCGCCTTTCGGCGACCTCCGTCTTCGTCACGCACGATCAGGTGGAGGCGATGACGTTGGCCGACAAGCTGGTCGTGATGAACAAGGGGCATGTGGAGCAGGTCGGCCAGCCACTCGACATCTATCACCGCCCGGCCAGCACCTTCGTCGCCGCGTTCATCGGCGCGCCGCCGATGAACCTCATGGACGCCCGTATCGACGCGTCCGCCGCGGTCGCCCGCCATGAACATCTGGCGATCCCGATCTCCTCCACCATGGCCGCCGCCCTTGCCGGCCGCGACGTGACGCTCGGTATCCGCCCGGAGGAATGCCGCGTGCTGCCGGCGGGCGAGGGCCTGCCGGCGCGGGTCGATTTCGTCGAGGAGCTCGGCTCGGGACGGATCGTCCATGCCGCCTTCGGCAGCCGCATCTTTGCAGCCGCCATCCCGCTTGATATCCGTGTGGCGTCCGGCGACCTGATCGGACTGGCCCTGCCGCCCGCACAGCTTCACGTCTTCGACCGGGAAACCGGACGTCGCCTCGACGTGACGCATTCGATAGGGCGATACGAGCCCGTCCGCCAGGCTGCGGAAGCCGTCTGA
- a CDS encoding ABC transporter permease subunit, which translates to MIQRTPYADAFTYVLMALGFLLLLGPFAVIVAGASQTVQQVNAVPFNFLPQNQLIVNITAAWQRADLGTAMLNSFIMASIVTFGKVALSALTAFSIVFFRTPLKHFFFWIVFITLMLPLEVRVVPTYAVAADLFEPIRLLIAWITGITVSIEWNLLNSYAGLTLPLVATATGTFLYRQFFMTLPDELAEAARMDGSGPARFFFDMLIPLSRTNMLALTTIMFVYGWNQYLWPLLMITDPAYKTTMMSLVALLPAENGTPDWNVTLAGSLIIMLPPLLVVAILQRWFVRGLVSSEK; encoded by the coding sequence GTGATCCAGCGCACACCCTATGCCGACGCCTTCACCTACGTGCTGATGGCGCTTGGCTTTCTCCTTCTCCTCGGTCCCTTTGCCGTCATCGTCGCCGGCGCCAGCCAGACCGTGCAGCAGGTCAATGCCGTTCCCTTCAACTTCCTGCCGCAGAACCAGCTGATCGTGAATATCACCGCGGCCTGGCAGCGGGCGGATCTCGGCACGGCCATGCTGAACAGCTTCATCATGGCGAGCATCGTCACGTTCGGCAAAGTCGCGCTGTCGGCGCTCACCGCCTTCTCGATCGTGTTCTTCCGCACGCCGCTCAAGCACTTCTTCTTCTGGATCGTGTTCATTACGCTGATGCTTCCCCTCGAAGTGCGCGTGGTCCCGACCTATGCGGTCGCCGCCGACCTGTTCGAGCCGATCCGTCTTCTGATTGCCTGGATCACCGGCATCACGGTGTCGATCGAGTGGAACCTGCTGAACTCCTATGCCGGGCTGACACTGCCGCTGGTCGCAACAGCCACCGGCACCTTCCTCTACCGCCAGTTCTTCATGACCCTGCCCGACGAACTGGCCGAGGCTGCCCGCATGGACGGATCGGGGCCGGCGCGGTTCTTCTTCGACATGCTCATCCCCCTCTCGCGCACCAACATGCTGGCGCTGACCACCATCATGTTCGTCTACGGCTGGAATCAGTATCTCTGGCCGCTGCTGATGATCACCGATCCCGCCTACAAGACCACCATGATGTCGCTCGTCGCGTTGCTCCCGGCCGAGAACGGCACGCCGGACTGGAACGTGACGCTCGCCGGCTCGCTCATCATCATGCTGCCGCCGCTCCTTGTCGTCGCGATCCTTCAGCGCTGGTTCGTGCGCGGCCTCGTCTCCAGCGAGAAATGA
- a CDS encoding carbohydrate ABC transporter permease, with amino-acid sequence MDKRAVFRSWWLPTAFALPQLALIALFFYWPAVAVVRWAFTLEPPFGGSAEFVGLANFRDVFADPLYWNSVVVSLTFALAGTLSTIFIGLVLALAVDRQLPGSGAVRFLYILPYAIAGPAAGMAFRFILSPERGLMASVNSVSPDFWNPAKYGSHALILVIVVFAWKWAGYTFIFLLAGLQSVPKSLTEAAAMDGSGPVRRAIDIQIPMLAPTLFFLTVIMMTEGFVGADTYGIVARTTDGGPNHGTDVMVYRIVEEAFRGLNYSGASAQSIVLIGLIMIFTFIQFRFVERRVHYK; translated from the coding sequence ATGGACAAACGCGCCGTCTTCCGAAGCTGGTGGCTTCCGACCGCCTTCGCCCTGCCGCAGCTCGCGCTGATCGCCCTGTTCTTCTACTGGCCGGCCGTCGCCGTCGTCCGCTGGGCCTTCACGCTGGAGCCGCCCTTCGGCGGGTCTGCCGAGTTCGTCGGCCTTGCCAATTTCCGCGACGTGTTTGCCGATCCGCTCTATTGGAACTCGGTCGTCGTCAGCCTCACCTTCGCGCTGGCCGGCACGCTTTCCACCATCTTCATCGGCCTCGTGCTGGCGCTGGCCGTGGACCGGCAGCTGCCGGGCTCGGGCGCCGTCCGCTTTCTCTATATCCTACCTTACGCGATTGCCGGCCCCGCCGCGGGCATGGCCTTCCGCTTCATCCTGTCGCCCGAACGCGGGCTGATGGCCTCGGTCAATTCCGTCTCTCCCGATTTCTGGAATCCCGCGAAATACGGAAGCCACGCGCTGATCCTCGTCATCGTCGTGTTCGCCTGGAAATGGGCCGGCTACACCTTCATCTTCCTGCTGGCCGGCCTGCAGTCCGTGCCGAAATCGCTGACCGAAGCGGCCGCGATGGATGGCTCAGGACCGGTCCGCCGGGCGATCGACATCCAGATCCCGATGCTGGCGCCCACTTTGTTCTTCCTCACCGTCATCATGATGACCGAAGGTTTCGTCGGTGCCGACACTTATGGCATCGTCGCCCGCACGACGGATGGCGGCCCCAATCACGGCACCGACGTCATGGTCTACCGCATTGTCGAGGAGGCTTTCCGCGGCCTCAACTATTCCGGTGCTTCCGCCCAGAGCATCGTCCTCATCGGCCTCATCATGATCTTCACCTTCATCCAGTTCCGCTTCGTCGAGCGGCGCGTGCATTACAAGTGA
- a CDS encoding extracellular solute-binding protein gives MKPSVLTSVLGAFLAATTLAATTTPAHAEKTKFEFWYGLTGDLGERVQEACSKFNQSQGDFEIVCTSQNAYDTTLQNTIAAYRSKKQPAITQIYDAGTLDLMLSKAFIPAKTLMADNGYTIDWDNYFGGIANYYATAAGELNSFPFNSSTAMFYYNVSAFEKAGIDFKPDTWEQVEEAARKLKAAGYECPMGMSFDTWATMEQFSAIHNQPIATQANGYKGLDAEVVFNKTKFVDQVKFLKKLADEKLVVIKTKQLGMDVVPAFTSQTCQMIQSSVADHGTVGKTLPEGVKWDVAMLPVWKGTERQNSLVGGASLWVMAGLPDAQYKGAAAFLNYLGTPEMAQWWSTVTGYIPVTKTGFDAMKANGFYDKAPYKGRELAIASLTYTPTSENTRGIRLGGFTQIRKEVGTALEAIFMQNADVQTSLDQAAERSNAILRRFEKTYAGQTLN, from the coding sequence ATGAAACCTTCCGTTCTCACATCCGTCCTGGGGGCCTTTCTGGCCGCCACCACCCTCGCCGCCACGACCACCCCGGCCCATGCGGAAAAGACCAAGTTCGAATTCTGGTACGGCCTGACGGGCGATCTCGGTGAACGCGTGCAGGAAGCCTGCTCGAAGTTCAACCAGTCGCAGGGCGACTTTGAAATCGTCTGCACCTCGCAGAACGCCTATGACACCACGCTCCAGAATACGATTGCCGCCTATCGCTCGAAGAAGCAGCCCGCGATCACGCAGATCTACGATGCCGGCACGCTGGACCTGATGCTGTCCAAGGCCTTCATTCCCGCCAAGACGCTGATGGCCGATAATGGCTATACGATCGACTGGGACAACTATTTCGGCGGCATCGCCAATTACTATGCGACGGCCGCCGGCGAGCTGAACTCGTTCCCGTTCAACTCCTCCACCGCCATGTTCTATTATAATGTCAGCGCCTTCGAGAAGGCCGGCATCGATTTCAAGCCGGACACCTGGGAGCAGGTCGAAGAAGCCGCGCGCAAGCTGAAGGCTGCCGGCTATGAATGCCCTATGGGCATGAGCTTCGACACCTGGGCGACGATGGAGCAGTTCTCGGCCATCCACAACCAGCCGATCGCAACGCAGGCCAACGGCTACAAGGGCCTCGATGCCGAAGTCGTCTTCAACAAGACGAAGTTCGTCGATCAGGTCAAGTTCCTGAAGAAGCTGGCCGACGAGAAGCTGGTGGTCATCAAGACCAAGCAACTCGGCATGGACGTCGTGCCCGCCTTCACCTCGCAGACCTGCCAGATGATCCAGTCGTCGGTCGCCGACCACGGCACGGTCGGCAAGACCCTGCCGGAAGGCGTCAAGTGGGATGTCGCCATGCTTCCGGTCTGGAAGGGCACCGAGCGGCAGAACTCGCTCGTCGGCGGCGCTTCGCTCTGGGTCATGGCCGGCCTTCCCGATGCCCAGTACAAGGGTGCCGCCGCGTTCCTCAACTATCTCGGCACGCCGGAAATGGCGCAGTGGTGGTCAACGGTCACCGGTTACATCCCCGTCACCAAGACCGGCTTCGACGCCATGAAGGCCAACGGCTTCTACGACAAGGCACCCTACAAGGGGCGCGAACTGGCCATCGCCAGCCTCACCTACACGCCGACCTCCGAGAACACCCGCGGCATCCGCCTCGGCGGCTTCACGCAGATCCGCAAGGAAGTCGGCACTGCGCTCGAAGCGATTTTCATGCAGAACGCCGACGTTCAGACGTCGCTCGACCAGGCTGCCGAGCGCAGCAACGCGATCCTGCGCCGCTTCGAAAAGACCTATGCCGGCCAGACGCTGAACTAA
- a CDS encoding transglutaminase-like cysteine peptidase, protein MAQMTGLKGMVFALASLLVSAGAAVPALSATALSMQTGAITSQPIGHYEFCRTHAAECDIRTRSTPAPRVTAYGWSVIRAVNADTNHEITPMTDLELYGRDEVWAYPETAGDCEDYVLLKRKRLMEKGFSPADVLITVVRKPDGEGHAVLTVRTAQGDFVLDNLDDEVKLWTKTSYRFLKRQASFNTGRWVTIENGAEIVVGSVGR, encoded by the coding sequence ATGGCACAGATGACGGGGCTCAAGGGAATGGTTTTCGCGCTCGCGAGCCTTCTCGTATCGGCAGGTGCCGCCGTACCGGCGCTCTCGGCAACTGCGCTGTCCATGCAGACAGGCGCCATCACGTCCCAGCCCATCGGCCACTACGAATTCTGCAGGACGCATGCCGCCGAGTGCGACATCCGCACCCGCTCGACGCCCGCACCCCGCGTCACCGCCTATGGCTGGTCCGTTATCCGCGCAGTCAACGCCGACACCAATCACGAGATCACGCCCATGACCGATCTCGAGCTTTACGGCCGGGACGAAGTCTGGGCCTATCCGGAAACGGCCGGCGACTGTGAGGACTATGTTCTTCTCAAGCGCAAGCGCCTCATGGAGAAGGGCTTCTCGCCGGCCGACGTGCTGATCACCGTCGTGCGCAAGCCGGACGGCGAAGGCCATGCGGTCCTCACCGTGCGCACCGCCCAAGGCGATTTCGTTCTCGACAATCTCGACGACGAGGTGAAGCTCTGGACCAAGACGTCCTACCGCTTCCTCAAGCGGCAGGCCTCGTTCAACACGGGCCGCTGGGTGACGATCGAGAACGGTGCCGAAATCGTCGTGGGTTCGGTCGGACGTTAA